Part of the Pseudomonadota bacterium genome, TGCTGTTCACGCCTGATCAGGTGACGTTCGGAGCGGGAGCCAAGGCTGTTATTTTCCAGGCCCTTGCGGCAACACTGGAGAAGGGTGACGAGGTTATCCTGATCAGTCCTTTCTGGGCCTCATACCCTGAAATGATACGGTATTACGAGGCTGTTCCCCGGTATATCACAACCTCTGCCGAAGATGGCTTCAGGATTGAGCCTGACGCGCTGGCAAAGACCATCACACCCAAAACGAAATGGCTTGTCCTGAATTCCCCCGGCAATCCGACCGGCAAGGTTTTTTCCGCCGGAAACATGCAGGAGATCAGTGACATCCTGAAACGCCCGGAGTGCTCCCATGTCATGGTCCTGACGGACGAGATCTACAGCAGGCTGGTTTTTGACGGAAACACCTTTGCCCGGCTGGAACCCGGGCTTTATTCCCGGACCCTGTTTGTTGACGGGCTGGCGAAGTCTTTCGCCCTGCCCGGCGCCCGTATCGGGTGGGGCGCAAGCACCATCCGGAACGGCGGCAGGACACTGATCGCCATGATTGATGCAGTCCGGGCAAACAGCGACACTCAGGTTGCAAACATCTCCCAGGCCGGTGCAGAAGCGGCCCTGAAAATTCCGGAAGATTTTGTGGTCTCCGTCGTCGCGGCCCTGCAGAAGACGCGGGATTTCGTGAT contains:
- a CDS encoding aminotransferase class I/II-fold pyridoxal phosphate-dependent enzyme translates to MGFQDQLFSSSLFSRRVLDMKPLATLATAALVSRLREQGHDLIDLGVGQPIHKIPPAVTAAMHAEIDRGAFPYTHTAGRLDLRQALCGHYERQGLLFTPDQVTFGAGAKAVIFQALAATLEKGDEVILISPFWASYPEMIRYYEAVPRYITTSAEDGFRIEPDALAKTITPKTKWLVLNSPGNPTGKVFSAGNMQEISDILKRPECSHVMVLTDEIYSRLVFDGNTFARLEPGLYSRTLFVDGLAKSFALPGARIGWGASTIRNGGRTLIAMIDAVRANSDTQVANISQAGAEAALKIPEDFVVSVVAALQKTRDFVIPALQDAGLHCFSPEGGLYVWFSCQAYMDARGPGGTVIRNDGDMVRYLLEQAFVALVPGSPFMTPAQDDSPAEGFWIRMCFANEPPERVAEACRRIQRACGQLVRVAAR